The Nitrospirota bacterium genome has a segment encoding these proteins:
- a CDS encoding UDP-N-acetylmuramoyl-L-alanyl-D-glutamate--2,6-diaminopimelate ligase, translated as MKLGALFSSLKSQSTLSPEQRDREVSDIVYDSRKVRPGSLFVAVRGYHSDGHRFIPPALAQGAVAVIAESRDQAASEAGVPQIIVEDSRAALALVADAFYKHPSGRLALVGVTGTNGKTTTTYLVKSIIEAAGHSCGLIGTIDYRVGDRVYPAPNTTPESLDLQRLLSEMVALHATYCVMEVSSHALALGRTRGCTFRAAAFTNLTQDHLDFHGSMDAYFQAKLGLFTGLSAGGHAVVNRDDPRADEVIGATRAPVVSTGMTGSAAVHPAGEIRHGIAGLAFTVSTPAGAVAIESPLVGRHNIYNILTAVGIGTALGLGRDAIAQGIRAMKAVPGRMEKVDLGQPFGVVVDYAHTEDALVRLLEAVREIAENRVITVFGCGGDRDRTKRPKMGAAALRGSDIVIVTSDNPRTEEPLDIIAEIENGMTDGSGPATPDAAAAAAGGKPYAVVPDRHEAIAAAIRAARPGDVVVLAGKGHEDYQVVGTTKHHFDDREVAREEIRKRQKTGGR; from the coding sequence ATGAAGCTCGGTGCATTGTTCAGCAGCCTCAAGAGCCAGTCGACCCTGTCTCCGGAACAGCGGGACAGGGAGGTGTCAGACATTGTCTATGACTCCCGGAAGGTAAGGCCGGGTTCCCTGTTCGTGGCCGTGCGAGGATATCACTCGGACGGCCACCGGTTTATTCCCCCGGCTCTCGCGCAGGGTGCGGTCGCGGTCATTGCGGAGTCCCGCGACCAGGCCGCCTCAGAAGCCGGGGTCCCGCAGATCATCGTGGAAGACTCCCGCGCGGCGCTCGCGCTCGTTGCCGATGCCTTTTACAAACATCCGTCGGGCCGGCTCGCGCTGGTCGGCGTCACCGGCACGAACGGCAAGACGACAACGACCTATCTCGTGAAGTCGATCATCGAGGCCGCGGGCCATTCCTGCGGGCTGATCGGGACCATCGATTACCGCGTGGGAGACCGCGTGTATCCCGCGCCGAACACCACGCCGGAATCGCTCGATCTCCAGCGGCTTTTGTCCGAAATGGTTGCGCTGCACGCCACTTACTGCGTCATGGAGGTTTCGTCGCACGCGCTTGCGCTCGGCAGGACCCGGGGCTGCACGTTCAGGGCCGCGGCGTTCACGAACCTGACCCAGGACCACCTGGATTTTCATGGGTCAATGGACGCTTACTTCCAGGCGAAGCTCGGGCTCTTCACGGGCCTGTCCGCCGGCGGTCACGCCGTGGTGAACCGGGACGACCCGCGGGCCGATGAGGTCATCGGCGCGACGCGGGCACCCGTCGTGAGCACGGGCATGACCGGGAGCGCGGCGGTACATCCGGCCGGGGAGATCCGGCACGGCATTGCGGGACTGGCCTTCACGGTGTCGACGCCTGCGGGTGCCGTGGCGATCGAATCGCCGCTCGTGGGAAGGCACAATATCTACAATATCCTTACCGCGGTGGGGATCGGGACGGCGCTTGGCTTGGGCAGGGACGCGATCGCGCAGGGCATCCGGGCGATGAAGGCCGTGCCCGGCCGCATGGAGAAGGTCGACCTGGGCCAGCCCTTCGGAGTGGTCGTTGATTATGCGCATACCGAGGACGCGCTGGTGCGGCTGCTCGAGGCCGTGCGGGAAATAGCGGAAAACAGGGTGATCACGGTCTTCGGCTGCGGCGGGGACCGGGACCGGACCAAACGGCCGAAGATGGGCGCCGCGGCGCTCCGGGGCAGCGACATCGTGATCGTCACGTCGGACAACCCCCGGACCGAGGAGCCCCTCGACATCATCGCGGAGATCGAGAACGGGATGACCGACGGGTCCGGGCCGGCGACGCCGGATGCGGCCGCCGCGGCAGCGGGCGGCAAACCCTACGCTGTCGTTCCGGACCGGCATGAAGCCATAGCCGCGGCGATCCGGGCGGCGCGGCCGGGCGACGTGGTCGTGCTCGCCGGCAAGGGGCACGAGGATTATCAGGTCGTCGGCACGACGAAGCACCATTTCGACGACCGCGAGGTAGCACGGGAAGAGATACGGAAGAGGCAGAAGACAGGGGGCAGATGA
- a CDS encoding penicillin-binding protein 2 has translation MDRRGRILAVLLVMALGYSLVAMRLVYLQVFERAALSTRAERQQERLVKLEPKRGTIYDRMGRELAVSLDVDSVYGVPSMIGNPREVARRLSLILQENPRVLERKLEGDRHFVWLSRKVEPDRARRVKELDSKQIGLQAEPRRFYPKKTLAGPVLGFTGVDNEGLEGIERAYDKYLHGAYGWVLAEKDAVGRTVFPGGPGLGYQLPKAGHDIILTIDEVIQHIAEKELDGMLGSARARGGFCIVMDPKTGEVLALAVRTSGPSRPPFNPNEPQHYRPEEWRNRCVTDVFEPGSIFKPFLAAAALEEKVAHPLERFDCSAGSIQVADRVIKDAHENGVLTFTDVIAHSSNVGTIKIAQRVGKERFSRYIAAFGFGRKTGVDIPGEIPGLVRDPRLWSGVSLAEIAIGQGIGVTPIQVAAAYCALANGGTLMKPYVVSEIVDGEGHEGRKFGPQVVGRAISPETCAKVAMMLQRVVESGTGDKAKPAGYTAAGKTGTAQKIDQRTHAYSKKNYVSSFVGFVPAVSPRLVILVMVDSPEGVIYGGSVAAPVFKAVAEQSLAYLQAAPDDVGGRMLLVTR, from the coding sequence ATGGATCGACGGGGGAGAATACTCGCAGTACTGCTGGTGATGGCCCTGGGCTATTCTCTCGTGGCCATGCGGCTCGTGTATCTCCAGGTCTTTGAGCGGGCCGCACTGTCGACGCGGGCGGAGCGGCAGCAGGAGCGCCTCGTCAAGCTCGAGCCGAAGCGGGGGACCATCTATGACCGCATGGGCCGGGAACTTGCGGTGAGCCTGGACGTGGATTCCGTCTACGGCGTACCGTCGATGATCGGGAACCCGCGGGAGGTCGCGCGGCGGCTCTCCCTCATCCTGCAGGAGAACCCCCGCGTGCTGGAGCGCAAGTTGGAGGGGGACCGGCACTTCGTCTGGCTCAGCCGGAAGGTGGAGCCGGACCGCGCCCGCAGGGTGAAAGAGCTCGACTCGAAGCAGATCGGCCTGCAGGCCGAGCCCCGCCGGTTCTATCCCAAGAAAACGCTCGCCGGGCCCGTGCTCGGCTTCACCGGGGTGGACAACGAAGGGCTCGAGGGGATCGAGCGGGCCTATGACAAGTATCTGCACGGCGCGTACGGATGGGTGCTCGCAGAAAAGGACGCCGTGGGCAGGACGGTCTTTCCCGGCGGCCCGGGCCTGGGGTACCAGCTGCCCAAGGCCGGCCATGATATCATCCTGACCATCGACGAGGTGATCCAGCATATTGCCGAGAAGGAGCTGGACGGCATGCTGGGCAGTGCCCGTGCAAGGGGCGGCTTCTGCATCGTGATGGACCCGAAGACCGGTGAAGTGCTTGCGCTCGCCGTGCGCACCTCCGGGCCGAGCCGGCCGCCGTTCAATCCCAACGAGCCTCAGCATTACCGCCCGGAGGAATGGCGGAACCGCTGCGTGACCGACGTCTTCGAGCCCGGGTCCATTTTCAAGCCCTTCCTGGCCGCCGCGGCGCTCGAAGAAAAAGTGGCCCATCCGCTCGAGCGGTTCGACTGCAGCGCCGGCAGCATCCAGGTCGCGGACCGCGTGATCAAGGACGCCCATGAGAACGGCGTGCTCACCTTCACCGACGTGATCGCCCATTCGAGCAATGTGGGCACCATCAAGATCGCCCAGCGCGTGGGCAAGGAGCGGTTTTCGCGGTACATTGCCGCCTTCGGGTTCGGACGAAAGACGGGCGTCGACATTCCGGGCGAGATCCCGGGCCTCGTCAGGGACCCGCGGCTGTGGTCCGGCGTGTCTCTCGCGGAGATCGCGATCGGGCAGGGGATCGGCGTGACGCCGATCCAGGTCGCCGCCGCGTACTGCGCCCTCGCCAACGGCGGGACCCTCATGAAGCCCTATGTCGTTTCCGAGATCGTCGACGGTGAAGGGCACGAGGGCAGGAAGTTCGGGCCCCAGGTTGTGGGACGGGCCATCAGCCCGGAGACTTGCGCGAAGGTCGCCATGATGCTGCAGCGGGTCGTGGAATCTGGCACCGGCGACAAGGCAAAGCCGGCGGGCTACACGGCTGCGGGAAAGACCGGCACGGCGCAGAAGATCGACCAGAGGACCCATGCATATTCGAAGAAGAACTATGTCAGCTCCTTCGTGGGGTTCGTCCCGGCGGTCTCGCCGCGGCTGGTGATCCTCGTGATGGTCGACAGCCCCGAGGGTGTCATCTACGGGGGCAGTGTTGCGGCCCCGGTGTTCAAAGCCGTTGCGGAGCAGAGCCTCGCCTATCTGCAGGCGGCGCCCGATGATGTGGGAGGGAGGATGCTCCTGGTTACCCGATGA
- the ftsL gene encoding cell division protein FtsL: MFARSRQGSLRRVLVVLLIIASLILYVAGKVSIVRLGYRIEALEHEKKELERANRSLRIEASSLSSPARIEEIATRHMGMVRPPKENVVMVRRKAAPGE, encoded by the coding sequence ATGTTCGCACGAAGCAGGCAGGGCAGCCTGAGGAGGGTCCTGGTCGTCCTGCTGATCATTGCTTCGCTGATCCTGTACGTTGCCGGCAAGGTGAGCATCGTCCGGCTGGGGTACCGGATCGAAGCGCTGGAGCACGAAAAAAAAGAGCTGGAACGCGCGAACCGGTCGCTCCGGATCGAGGCGTCGAGTCTGTCGTCGCCGGCGCGCATCGAGGAGATCGCGACCAGGCACATGGGCATGGTCAGGCCGCCCAAGGAAAATGTGGTCATGGTGAGGAGAAAGGCGGCGCCCGGAGAATAG
- the rsmH gene encoding 16S rRNA (cytosine(1402)-N(4))-methyltransferase RsmH yields the protein MNVEHIPVLLREAVDLLAPRRGGVYVDGTLGAGGHASEILRRSAPDGVLIGLDQDAEAVDRCRTALAPFGSRAILRQANYRDLPAVLSELGRVSVDGILLDLGVSWFHLRSPGRGFSFMIDGPLDMRMDLSRPQTAADLVNTLSRTGLAKILREYGEESRAGAIASAIDRARVREPVATTGQLARIVSSVFPPYPPRRIHPATLTFQALRIAVNDETGALQEGLDGMIPLLAPGGRIAVISFHSLEDRIVKQTFAAAAKGCICPPKMPVCSCGKQPTLRVLTKRPLTAGPDEVAKNPASRSAKLRAAEKL from the coding sequence CTGAACGTAGAGCACATCCCCGTCCTTCTCCGCGAGGCCGTTGACCTGCTGGCGCCGCGGCGCGGCGGGGTCTACGTGGACGGGACGCTCGGCGCCGGCGGACATGCTTCGGAGATCCTGCGGCGGTCCGCGCCGGACGGGGTCCTGATAGGGCTCGACCAGGACGCGGAAGCGGTCGACCGCTGCAGAACGGCCCTCGCACCCTTCGGCAGCCGGGCGATCCTCAGGCAGGCCAATTACCGGGACCTGCCGGCCGTGCTTTCCGAGCTGGGGCGCGTGTCCGTGGACGGCATCCTGCTCGACCTCGGGGTCTCCTGGTTCCATCTCCGGTCGCCCGGCCGGGGCTTCAGTTTCATGATCGACGGGCCGCTGGACATGCGCATGGACCTGAGCAGGCCGCAGACAGCGGCCGATCTGGTGAACACACTTTCCCGTACCGGGCTTGCGAAGATCCTCCGCGAGTACGGAGAAGAGAGCAGGGCAGGCGCCATAGCAAGCGCCATTGACCGGGCGAGGGTCCGGGAGCCGGTCGCCACCACGGGGCAGCTCGCGCGGATCGTTTCGAGCGTGTTCCCCCCCTACCCTCCCCGCAGGATCCATCCTGCCACGCTCACCTTCCAGGCGCTGCGGATCGCAGTGAACGATGAAACGGGTGCCCTCCAGGAAGGGCTTGACGGGATGATCCCGCTCCTGGCGCCGGGCGGCAGGATCGCGGTCATCTCCTTCCACTCACTGGAGGACCGGATCGTGAAGCAGACCTTTGCCGCGGCGGCAAAGGGGTGCATTTGTCCGCCGAAGATGCCGGTTTGCAGCTGCGGGAAACAGCCGACCCTCCGGGTGCTTACGAAACGCCCCCTCACGGCGGGTCCGGATGAAGTGGCAAAAAACCCCGCGTCGCGCAGCGCGAAGCTCCGGGCAGCGGAGAAGCTGTGA
- a CDS encoding STAS domain-containing protein, producing MDTKLKVYQMNLEGEIDAAKMAEIGRVIGQLIKGEMYGLILNFESAEHVHFTVLPALVEEKKRLQSFGGDIRLAGMSEYLKNIFRTTGVLEEFQVFDSAQQAAKSFGVAKPATNLPLGL from the coding sequence ATGGATACGAAGCTCAAAGTATATCAGATGAACTTGGAAGGCGAGATCGACGCGGCTAAAATGGCCGAGATCGGCAGGGTCATCGGCCAGCTGATCAAGGGCGAGATGTACGGGCTGATCCTGAACTTCGAGTCAGCGGAGCATGTTCACTTCACGGTCCTACCGGCACTTGTCGAGGAGAAGAAGCGGCTCCAGTCCTTCGGCGGCGACATCCGGCTCGCGGGCATGTCCGAGTATCTCAAGAATATCTTCCGGACCACGGGCGTACTCGAAGAGTTCCAGGTCTTCGATTCTGCCCAGCAGGCGGCGAAGAGCTTCGGCGTCGCAAAACCCGCCACCAACCTGCCGCTGGGGCTGTGA
- the mraZ gene encoding division/cell wall cluster transcriptional repressor MraZ has product MFRGSFEHSVDSKGRVSVPSKFRDIIADRYEGKLVLAMDFDKCLTVYPLEEWEKLEEKIKTLPMMKQEVKDFMRFFFSTATECELDKQGRILIPPSHRDQAGISKNVLLVGIMNKIEIWDAKAWEARHSQNGDKIGEALATLGL; this is encoded by the coding sequence ATGTTCAGGGGCAGCTTCGAACATTCTGTCGATTCCAAGGGCCGGGTGAGCGTTCCGTCGAAATTCCGCGATATCATTGCGGACCGCTACGAGGGCAAGCTCGTGCTGGCCATGGACTTTGACAAGTGCCTCACGGTCTATCCGCTCGAGGAATGGGAGAAGCTGGAAGAAAAGATCAAGACCCTGCCGATGATGAAGCAGGAGGTGAAGGACTTCATGCGGTTCTTCTTCTCCACGGCGACCGAGTGCGAGCTCGACAAGCAGGGCCGGATTCTCATCCCGCCGTCGCACCGCGACCAGGCGGGGATCAGCAAGAACGTGCTGCTTGTCGGGATCATGAACAAGATCGAGATCTGGGACGCGAAGGCGTGGGAGGCGCGACATTCTCAAAACGGCGACAAGATCGGCGAGGCGCTCGCCACACTGGGCCTTTGA